The window ACCATCGGGCAATAAGGATCCTGAGGTTCAGCTTGTCCTCATTTCAAGTGGCTCAATGCCACGAAGAAATGAAATAGCTCTTCAGGCAATGGTAAAAGGGGCAATTACTTACAGTAACACCCCTTCTATAAATCCTTCGGTATAATATATCACCATCGGATCAGCTTGTCCGATACAAAAGTAATAAAAAAGATTAAATACAATTAATGTGCTCGGTTATTACGGGCTAATACATTTGCCTTTATTGTTAATTTGTCCGATCATTAAATCCTTAAATGGAATATGCCTGCAATCAAGTTTTCAGATATTGCATCTACATACAACGAGTACTTGGACACTCTCTACGCATACGCTCTTCACCTGGGTTTTGACGATCACACCGCGATGGATGCCATTCATGATCTATTCTACAAGTTGTGTACGCAGCACTCTTCCCTGAAAGAGATAGATAACCTTAAGTTTTACCTGTTCAGATCGCTGAGAAACAGGTTGGTAGACCTTCACCGAACGAAACGTGAATGTTTGTCCCTTCACCTTATGGGAGAACATGAGGGTGTTGACCTGCCCTTTCAATTGAATGTCACCGTCGAGGATGAGTTGATCGATAAGGAGGAGGCAGAGAAGATTCGGGAAAAGGTGGAAAATGTGCTGAGCCGGCTTACCCCTCGTCAGCGTGAAGTGATCTACCTGCGTTATCTTCAGGGGTGCAGTTATGAGGAGATCTCGGAGATCATGTGCATGTCGGTTGCAGGATCACGCAATCTCGTGAGCAGATCGATCGCCAAACTTCGTGTAGCCTCTTTGGCCACTTTTACCATCTTTTTGATGGTTCACTAACCCTTTTCTCTTTTTTGCCCCTGCTCTCTCTTGACAAGAAGAGCGCCTTGGAAGTTGCATCAGTCAGGTTGATGCATATGTTAACATATATATTTTTTTAAATATATGGTGATGATTTAACTCATCTTTCGTCTCTATTATATAGAGGAGGGTGAAAAAGTCACCTTTCCGACCATCATGAAACAGAATCATTTCAAACAAGCCGGTTTTACAAAATTTCTCCAGGACGAAGCTTTTATTGAATGGAAGTTATTTCCATCAGAAGAGTTGGATACCTATTGGAGTAACTTTTTGGATCGATATCCTGAAGAGCGGGAAAATTTTCAAATGGCTGAAAAAAAATTCAGCAGCATCCGGATATCCTCACATAGAGTGTTACCAGAAAAGAGAAGTGAACCCATCAAACAGCTGGAGCAGTCTCTCAGCGCTTATGGTCGCAAGCGGAGACTTCGGCATTACTCCTATGCTGCTGCGATATCTGTTGCACTTTTGATCCTTTCCCTCTTTTATTATAATCGGGTTTCCGGAGAGATGTTGTCGGAGAGCGGCAACTACATTGTGGGGAATAAGCTGGAATCGGAAGATATTCTTTTTGTTGCAGGCAATCAGACCTCCTCGTTCCAGGGGAATGTTGACCTCACGATTGAAAATGAGAAGACGGTACGGGTCAGGGGCGAAAACAACCAGGATGCCGAAATCAGCATTGAACAGGATGTGGTGAATAAACTGATTGTGCCATACGGTAAACGGTCCAAAATCATCCTTTCCGATGGATCCCGCGTCTGGTTGAATTCAGGTTCTGTTCTTGAATTTCCATGTACCTTCTCCGGTGAAAAAAGGGAAGTGATCCTCCATGGAGAGATGTATATTGAAGTGGAGCCCGACCCCGATAGATCTTTTGTTGTTCACACGGCCGATTTTGATGTGAAGGTCCATGGGACGAGGTTTAACGTGACCGCATACAGGGAGACCTCCGCTTCGGTGGTTTTGGTAGAAGGGAAAGTTGGCCTGAATCTGAAGGACGGTGAGGAGTTGCTCCTGTCGCCCAGGGAACAGGGTCTCTACTCCGGATCAACTGGCACATTTACTACACGTGTGGTTGATGTTGATGCATACATCAGCTGGAAAGAGGGCTACCTGATGTTTGAGGATACCCCTGTTACCGAGGCTCTAAGGAAAATTGAACGGTACTATAACCTCTCTTTCAATCTGGATGAAAATGTTTCGTTCTGTGGACTGACCTGTACCGGCAAGATCATACTCTCTGCCAATCTCGATAACGTGATGACCGCTCTTTCAGTCATCTCAAACACCGAATACAAAAGAGACGACAACATGATTTACATATTTAAAAAGTCAAACAATTAAATCTTTATGCGTATGAAAAGATAGATCAAATCAGGTTACATATTACAAGTCGAGAAAAATGCCAGGCGATGGTGCGAATGTCGTCCGGTTTCAATAACTCTAATCTAATTGACTAGTTTATTAATCATTAAATCATTACAAAGGTATGGACAGATTTCCTATTGAAGGGAGAGAACCCCTCAATAATTTGAAGCAGACCCTAAAGATCATGCGAATAACCTTGTTATTACTGTTTTTCTGCGTGCTCTTCTCTTATGCTGATGGTAGCTATTCCCAGGAAAAAAAGTTTACAATCAGTGTCAAGTCCACCTCGATCAAAGAAATTTGTGAAGAGCTGGAGAACAACAGCAACTACCGTTTTCTTTTCGCAGGAAATGCGAAAAAGATCATCAAAAAGCGGGTCAATCTCACCGCCGATTCTGAAAATATAGAGGAGATTCTCAAAAGTATCTTGTCAGACACTGGACTCTCATACAGGATTCTGGAAGATCAAGTGGTTATTTACCAGGATGAGCTGGAAAACTCGTCGAAGGAGACCGGAAAGAGAATCCCTGATTTTGCCGTACAACAACAAGGTACGGTGAGAGGAAAGGTTGTAGACCAAAAAGGAGAACCTCTCCCCGGTGTAACCATCACCATTGAGGGAACAACGAGAGGTGTAATCACGGATATAGATGGAACATATTCAATTGCCGCGGGTTCATCAGATAAGCTCGTTTTTTCATTCGTGGGAATGGAGAGCCAGACGATCCAGGTGGGCAACCAGACTACGATAAATGTCACCTTGACCGAGAAAGTGGACGAGCTGGAGGAGGTGACCATCGTTGCTTTTGGCCGGCAAAAAAAAGAGAGTGTGATCTCGTCCATCACAACGGTGAATGCGAAGGAGCTGAAAGTGCCAAGCAGCAACCTTACTACCGCTTTTGCCGGACGCGTTGCCGGGCTCATTTCATATCAGACCAGTGGTGAACCGGGAAGTGATAACGCACAGTTTTTTATCCGCGGTATCACCACCTTTGGAGCTGATGCCAAAAAAGATCCCCTGATCCTGATTGATGGCGTGGAGCTGACATCCGAAGACCTGGCCAGGCTAAACACAGACGATATCGCCAGCTTCTCCATCATGAAAGATGCCACTGCTACCGCTCTCTACGGTGCACGGGGTGCTAACGGGGTGATCCTTGTAACCACGAAGGAGGGACGGGAAGGAAAAGTTCAGGTAAATGCCAGGATCGAGAACTCAATCTCTTCCCCAACACAGATGGTTAAGCTGGCCGATCCTATTACCTACATGAAAATGCACAACGAAGCGGTTCTGACACGCAACCCAAACGGTGTCAGGGAATATTCCGCCGAGAAAATTGAAATGACTGAACGGGGTCTCTATCCCGATATTTTCCCGGCCACTGACTGGT of the Petrimonas mucosa genome contains:
- a CDS encoding FecR family protein, with the protein product MAEKKFSSIRISSHRVLPEKRSEPIKQLEQSLSAYGRKRRLRHYSYAAAISVALLILSLFYYNRVSGEMLSESGNYIVGNKLESEDILFVAGNQTSSFQGNVDLTIENEKTVRVRGENNQDAEISIEQDVVNKLIVPYGKRSKIILSDGSRVWLNSGSVLEFPCTFSGEKREVILHGEMYIEVEPDPDRSFVVHTADFDVKVHGTRFNVTAYRETSASVVLVEGKVGLNLKDGEELLLSPREQGLYSGSTGTFTTRVVDVDAYISWKEGYLMFEDTPVTEALRKIERYYNLSFNLDENVSFCGLTCTGKIILSANLDNVMTALSVISNTEYKRDDNMIYIFKKSNN
- a CDS encoding RNA polymerase sigma factor, translated to MPAIKFSDIASTYNEYLDTLYAYALHLGFDDHTAMDAIHDLFYKLCTQHSSLKEIDNLKFYLFRSLRNRLVDLHRTKRECLSLHLMGEHEGVDLPFQLNVTVEDELIDKEEAEKIREKVENVLSRLTPRQREVIYLRYLQGCSYEEISEIMCMSVAGSRNLVSRSIAKLRVASLATFTIFLMVH